TAGGCCCAGCGCCCGCCGACGTACCAGATACGATGAATTCCAATTCCGTCCAAAGACAGGAAACTGATTTCACGTGGTTTATCCGGCGTGGAAATATCAAAAATGCGCAGCCCTGCGCTCCAGCCTCTTTCCTGTTGTCTGGTGCTAACCGTTTCCGCAATCGCACGGGTGTAATACACTTTTTCTTCGGCAAAGCTGGCATCGGCAAACAAGTCCCTGGCATTGACGACCAATAACAGGTCGTCGTGCGTTTGCAGGTGTATGCTCCAGGTTCCGGGCGGTGCGGCGATAAACCCGGCGGGTTTCGGGTTTTTCGGATCGCGCACGTCGACGATCGATACGCCCTGTGAAACCATATGCCCGATATACGCATAGCCACGGTGGACCATAACCTGTACGCCATCGGGTCTGCCGCCCTGATCGCTGTGTCCGATTAGGCGCATATTGCGACTGTAATCAGGTGTTGGTAGGGGACTTGATGCCATAAGCACTCCTGTTACTTAGCCTGGTTTGCTGCCAGTGTAGCAAACCAGGGCGCAATAAAATCATCTGTCTGGCCCCAGCCGGGGATGATTTTGCTCAGACCGGCAACGTTTACCGGCCCCGGTTGGCTGGCTAACAGCGCTTGTGGAATGGCGGCTGCGCGGAATTCGTAAGTAGCCGGCGTCGGTTCCCCTGCAATTTTGTTGGCGACCAGACGCAGGTTCACTTTGCCAATCAGTTTGGGGTCCACCGCCACGCTCACTTTCCACGGGCTATTGGCTTCACGCATCAGTTGCAGATCCTGATTCGAAATATCGATACTGTAGAGTTTGATTTCGCTACGGCCGTTTTCCTTTAATGCTTTATAGGCGCCCTGACTGAATGCATCCCATGTGCCCCAAATGGCATCGATTTTTCCTCTCGGATACTTGGCCAGCACCGCCCCGACTTTATTGGCGGTATCACCCTGAACGTCGGAAGAGACGGCGCCAATGGACTCCAGCTCTTTGATACCAGGGTTGGCTTTCAGTATTTGCTGATAGGCTGCCTGACGGCGCTCCATCGGCGGGAAACCGGCGACCCACAGTTTGATGATATTGGCTTTACCGTTGAAATCTTTGACCAGTTGACCGAACGACGCATTGGTCAGAGAGGCATCATCCTGTTGGGTCACGGTCACGCCAGGTATTTCACCCTTGACGGCGGTATCAAACACGGATACCGCAATGCCGCTGTCGACGATACGTTTGATCAGCTCGGTAGAGTAGGGATCGCGACCCTGCGAAAGAATGATGCCGTCGTATTTCTGGCTGATGGCCTGATTAACGAAATCCTGGAAACGCGCGTCATCGCCATTACTCAGAAAGGTGCTGACTTTGAAGCCCAGCTTTTTTCCTTCCTCAATCACGCCGGAAACAAACTGCGTGGTGTTGTCATCGGAGCCCAGATTACGGATAAGCGCGATGCGCACCGATCCCTCATGCTGAGCCAGCGCTGCCGGAATCGGCGCAATAGCGGTACTCTGATTGGCGAATACCGGTAAGGCGTTAACCAGACTGAGCGCAAGCAGGGCG
This is a stretch of genomic DNA from Brenneria rubrifaciens. It encodes these proteins:
- a CDS encoding sugar ABC transporter substrate-binding protein, whose amino-acid sequence is MKKFTPALLALSLVNALPVFANQSTAIAPIPAALAQHEGSVRIALIRNLGSDDNTTQFVSGVIEEGKKLGFKVSTFLSNGDDARFQDFVNQAISQKYDGIILSQGRDPYSTELIKRIVDSGIAVSVFDTAVKGEIPGVTVTQQDDASLTNASFGQLVKDFNGKANIIKLWVAGFPPMERRQAAYQQILKANPGIKELESIGAVSSDVQGDTANKVGAVLAKYPRGKIDAIWGTWDAFSQGAYKALKENGRSEIKLYSIDISNQDLQLMREANSPWKVSVAVDPKLIGKVNLRLVANKIAGEPTPATYEFRAAAIPQALLASQPGPVNVAGLSKIIPGWGQTDDFIAPWFATLAANQAK